TTCCCGCTTCTTTTAAACGCTTTGTCACTTCGATGTCTTCTGGGGAGGGAGTTGGATTACCGGATGGGTGATTATGCGCACAAATAATCGATGCAGCTGACCGTTTCACCGCTTCTCGAAACAATTCTCTAGGATGCACAATGGAAGCATTCAAGCTTCCGATGAAAATCGTTTGTTTATGAATCACTTGATTCTTTACATTGAGAAATAATGCTAGAAAATGTTCTTGGTGTAAGGAAGACATTTCCGTCATTAAATAGGTTGCCGCATCTTTTGGCGAACGAATTGTCCACTTGGAATCCGATTCTTTTTGCGCAAGTCTTCTTCCCAGTTCGATCGCTGCCAACAACTGAATTGCTTTTGCTTGTCCAATTCCTTTAATGGCCACTATTTCTTCAATAGTAGCCGTTTTTAATCCATGTAGTCGTTCAAAAACGGTCAGCACTTTATTGGCCAAATGAAGAACGGATTCTTCTTTCGTTCCAGTTCTCAATAAGATAGCAATTAGCTCTTGATTAGAAAGGCTTTCTGCACCTTGTCTTTTCATTCTTTCTCTAGGTCTGTCTTCCACGTGAACATCACGTATCATTAATGGTAAATGCGTTGTACTTGTCATCCGTTTTTCTCCCCTTCACTTTTGTCACCAACATCATAAATGGTAGAAAAGGATTTGAAAATTGTGTCAAAAGGGAGGAAATTACAAAACAAGCCGTTTTGAAGCTTAAAATGAAATTTTCACACATGAATTTTTACTTACATAATGACTTAATAGCTGTGCTTTTTGTATGCCTAAATCGGTTGTAAGCGTTGATAGACTAGCGGTTAGCTCTTTCCAATCTGGGGGTAAATTAACGGTCTCGGTACTATCCTGAAAATAAAATTTTGCCGTATCCGTTTCTGATAAAAGACTTGCAAGGCGTTTGAGTCCTTCTTGATCACAACTAGCAGTAGAA
The Paenisporosarcina cavernae genome window above contains:
- the radC gene encoding RadC family protein — its product is MTSTTHLPLMIRDVHVEDRPRERMKRQGAESLSNQELIAILLRTGTKEESVLHLANKVLTVFERLHGLKTATIEEIVAIKGIGQAKAIQLLAAIELGRRLAQKESDSKWTIRSPKDAATYLMTEMSSLHQEHFLALFLNVKNQVIHKQTIFIGSLNASIVHPRELFREAVKRSAASIICAHNHPSGNPTPSPEDIEVTKRLKEAGMIIGIELLDHVIIGDHQFVSLKEKGYM